From Salvelinus sp. IW2-2015 linkage group LG33, ASM291031v2, whole genome shotgun sequence, one genomic window encodes:
- the LOC111957401 gene encoding protein dispatched homolog 3-like — MDLEDEPLLFQSSWDAEEEEEQDEEDGESDTQINGGSSTTGGSIVWGAVGWVYTQPWVSGVVLGIGVFLPCALSAYMFLYCPPLDIDLSYSAFEVHSHFSAERFDALTIAIKTQLGSWDRRRRDVDHYDFTALQELLLDRLGRQGDEASNWTSHGGLNSKSLKNHTFKRVVMQQRGVALSQQETERHREARASKAKIREEDKNTTNLGKPESHEFKGEEGFRDSERSRTRMRRFAPNYSYLQSQALWRMELVFVAQGGGDNNIFTPERLRTIHHIEHLLMQHPQFQQFCWKPLEVLRDLPLGPSYCSPPSSLLSYLFPSERGGRIYYDGMGPDLADIHGALSLAITHPQFYWYVDESLAPDRLSSSLLRSEIQFGAPLPSYYSLQDRPEEQRQRFRNFVVQYADILAQQSTSQVKVLYGGTELFDNEVRQTFHRDMLLALISGGCITLLVYVLTSFSVFLTFFGLTSIGLSCQVALFLYHVVFGVRYLGILNGVAAFVIIGIGVDDVFVFISTFRQASHLVHPVQRMMYTVKTAGRATFLTSFTTAAAYAANTFSQIPAVHDFGLFMALIVSCCWLWVSILMPAALCIWTQCVDPQENTCLKWWKALTGLSVSHSPLSDEDEDVALLSVEMEPGSCVTDVDAAILSLSVETSLSPPGRGNAGVVSANLQWALRHWVAEPAVEKRKVILGIYILVLLLSAGCCCLLRPATHAPLLFRPDTNLQTLLGLRNNLSAQGISCHMCSGLFMEKPHLLHSPTHTTPSMPGFHPQQHTQSPSNSTLQSPITPSISSITTGPLLTVYVSKLDVGASITLYRFSLNSSVPSPWKSLSAGHGEVPSFQAYSGPHSNFSTHMTVCVSRVYHPHPRWMITSQSCDPRHGWRSEFSFYVASAEQQHSRRLYFAQHKLSPHPSRVCAEPPGCVISSGPDGPTQGSFYTPLPTDSTSTKRSKTSGFNPCSGGGCGKPAVRPLVDTGAMVFVVFGILGVNRTQRTDNHVIGDMGSVILDPNFDIFQEIGHLCQICKAISANKQLVKPGGAQCLPSGNKLSSILPLLNPDCHSLPEPNLLPGQLSHGVVGTHGGRVSWLSMAFESTTYKGKSSFQTHSDFLQWETFLQEQLSTLPESSALRRGFQTCEHWKQIFMEIIGVESALCSLLLSLAICVAAVSVFTAHPLLLLPILLTILGVICLVVAIMYWLGWELGAVEAISLSILVGSSVDYCLHLVEGYLLAGETIPATPGHTMSLSAKRQRRSLDAVNHVGVAIVSSAVTTVISTVPLFFCVIVPFAKFGQIVAINTAVSILFTLTVTAAMLATMGPANFHRPPGAVLKASLAVLGTTAFGAALCWAGGQLGPVTWHTAVTM; from the exons ATGGACTTAGAAGACGAGCCGTTGTTATTCCAGAGCAGCTGGGatgctgaggaggaagaggagcaggatgAGGAAGATGGGGAGTCAGATACACAGATTAATGGGGGGAGCAGCACCACTGGAGGCAGTATAGTGTGGGGGGCGGTGGGCTGGGTCTACACACAGCCCTGGGTGAGtggggtggtcctgggaattggAGTCTTTCTTCCCTGTGCCCTCTCTGCCTACATGTTCCTATACTGCCCCCCATTGGACATAGACCTTTCCTACAGTGCCTTTGAGGTTCACAGCCACTTCTCCGCTGAGCGGTTTGATGCACTCACCATTGCCATAAAGACTCAGTTGGGGTCCTGGGACAGACGCAGGCGTGACGTGGACCACTATGACTTCACTGCTCTACAGGAGCTGCTGTTGGACAGACTGGGTAGGCAGGGAGATGAAGCATCCAACTGGACATCACATGGAGGGCTGAATTCGAAATCTCTGAAAAACCACACGTTCAAAAGAGTAGTTATGCAACAGAGAGGAGTTGCCCTGAGTCAGCAAGAAACTGAGAGGCATAGAGAGGCAAGGGCTAGTAAAGCAAAGATAAGAGAGGAGGATAAAAATACAACTAACTTAGGAAAACCTGAGAGTCATGAGTTCAAAGGGGAAGAGGGGTTCAGAGACAGTGAGAGATCTCGCACTAGGATGCGCAGGTTTGCTCCCAACTACTCATACCTGCAGAGCCAAGCCTTGTGGAGGATGGAGCTGGTGTTTGTAGCTCAGGGTGGAGGGGACAACAACATCTTCACCCCAGAGCGTCTCCGCACCATCCACCACATAGAGCACCTGCTCATGCAGCACCCCCAGTTCCAGCAGTTCTGTTGGAAGCCTCTGGAGGTCCTGAGAGACCTGCCCCTGGGCCCCTCCTACTGCTCCCCTCCAAgctccctcctctcctacctcttcCCCAGTGAACGGGGAGGCAGGATCTACTATGATGGCATGGGACCTGACCTGGCTGACATCCATG GTGCTCTGAGTCTAGCGATTACCCACCCACAGTTCTACTGGTATGTGGATGAGAGTCTGGCCCCTGAccggctctcctcctctctcctgcgcAGTGAGATCCAATTCGGAGCTCCGCTGCCCTCATACTACTCCCTCCAAGACCGGCCGGAGGAGCAGAGGCAGCGCTTCAGGAACTTTGTAGTTCAGTACGCTGACATCCTGGCTCAGCAGTCCACCAG CCAGGTGAAGGTGTTATATGGGGGCACAGAGCTGTTTGATAACGAGGTGAGACAGACCTTCCACAGAGACATGTTGCTGGCGCTGATCAGTGGGGGCTGCATCACTCTACTGGTCTAtgtcctcacctccttctcag TGTTCCTGACGTTCTTTGGGCTCACTAGCATTGGTCTGAGCTGCCAGGTGGCTCTCTTCCTCTACCATGTGGTCTTTGGGGTGAGATACCTTGGCATCCTCAATGGAGTTGCAGCCTTTGTGATCATTGGCATTG GTGTGGatgatgtgtttgtgttcatCAGTACATTCAGACAGGCTTCCCACTTGGTCCACCCGGTGCAGAGGATGATGTACACGGTGAAAACTGCTGGCCGAGCGACCTTTCTCACCTCCTTCACCACCGCAGCTGCCTACGCTGCTAACACCTTCTCACAG ATTCCGGCAGTGCATGACTTTGGCCTGTTCATGGCCCTCATCGTCAGCTGCTGCTGGCTCTGGGTGTCCATCCTCATGCCCGCTGCCCTGTGTATCTGGACCCAGTGTGTTGACCCCCAGGAGAACACCTGTCTCAAATG GTGGAAAGCTCTTACAGGACTGTCAGTGAGTCACAGTCCTTTGTCAGATGAGGATGAAGATGTGGCCCTCCTGTCGGTGGAGATGGAGCCAG GCTCCTGTGTCACTGATGTAGATGCAGCCATTTTGTCCCTGTCAGTGGAGACCTCGCTCTCACCCCCAGGGCGGGGGAATGCAGGTGTGGTCAGCGCTAACCTTCAGTGGGCTCTGAGGCACTGGGTGGCAGAGCCAGCCGTGGAGAAACGCAAAGTCATTCTAG GCATCTACATCCTGGTCCTGCTGCTGTCTGCTGGGTGCTGCTGCCTCCTGCGGCCGGCTACTCATGCCCCGTTACTATTTCGCCCAGACACCAACCTCCAGACTCTACTGGGACTGAGGAACAACCTCAGTGCCCAGGGCATCTCTTGCCACATGTGCTCTG GTCTGTTCATGGAGAAACCTCATCTTCTGCACAGCCCTACCCATACTACCCCCTCCATGCCTGGGTTTCACCCTCAGCAACATACACAGAgcccttcaaactcaactctacAGAGCCCAATCACACCAAGCATATCCTCCATCACAACAG GGCCTCTGCTGACAGTGTATGTCTCTAAGCTGGATGTGGGTGCTTCTATCACTCTGTACCGCTTCTCTCTGAATAGCAGCGTGCCATCGCCCTGGAAAAGCCTCAGTGCCGGGCATGGAGAAGTTCCATCCTTTCAG GCATACAGTGGACCTCACAGCAACTTCAGCACccacatgactgtgtgtgtgtcccgtgtgTACCACCCCCACCCTCGCTGGATGATcacttcccagtcatgtgatccACGCCACGGCTGGAGGTCAGAGTTCAGCTTCTATGTGGCATCGGCTGAGCAGCAGCACAGCAG GAGATTGTACTTTGCCCAGCACAAGCTGAGTCCTCATCCCAGCCGAGTGTGTGCAGAACCACCTGGCTGTGTGATCAGCTCCGGGCCTGACGGACCCACACAGGGCTCTTTCTACACTCCACTCCCCACAG ATTCCACCTCAACCAAAAGGTCCAAGACTTCTGGTTTTAACCCCTGTAGTGGAGGTGGCTGTGGCAAGCCAGCAGTCCGTCCTCTGGTTGACACTGGTGCGATGGTGTTTGTGGTTTTTGGAATACTTGGAGTCAACCGCACCCAACGCACAGACAACCACGTCATTGGGGACATG GGCAGTGTGATATTGGATCCAAACTTTGATATCTTCCAAGAGATTGGACACCTCTGCCAAATCTGTAAAGCTATCAGTGCTAATAAACAGCTTGTGAAGCCGGGAGGAGCCCAGTGTCTACCGTCAG gCAACAAGCTTTCTTCTATCCTGCCCTTACTCAACCCAGACTGCCACTCCCTCCCTGAGCCCAACCTGCTGCCAGGCCAGCTGTCCCATGGGGTCGTGGGGACGCACGGTGGCAGAGTAAGCTGGCTCTCCATGGCCTTTGAGTCT aCCACCTACAAGGGGAAATCCTCTTTCCAGACACACTCAGACTTCCTCCAATGGGAGACCTTCCTACAAGAGCAGCTCTCGACTCTCCCAGAGTCCTCTGCTCTACGGAGAGGTTTCCAGACCTGTGAGCACTGGAAGCAGATCTTTATGGAAATCATAG GTGTCGAGAGCGCCCTCTGCAGTCTGCTCCTGTCCCTGGCCATCTGTGTGGCAGCTGTGTCTGTTTTCACTGCCCATCCGCTTCTGCTGCTGCCAATACTGCTCACCATCCTGG GGGTCATCTGTCTGGTGGTGGCCATCATGTACTGGCTGGGCTGGGAGTTGGGGGCCGTGGAGgccatctctctgtccatcctaGTGGGCTCCTCAGTGGACTACTGCCTGCACCTGGTGGAGGGCTACCTGCTAGCTGGGGAGACCATACCAGCCACACCAGGACACACTATG AGCCTGTCAGCTAAAAGGCAAAGAAGGTCCCTAGATGCAGTAAACCACGTGGGAGTTGCCATTGTGTCCAGTGCTGTCACCACCGTGATCTCCACAgtccctctctttttctgtgtCATCGTGCCTTTTGCTAAATTTGGCCAGATTGTGGCCATTAACACAGCAGTGTCCATCTTGTTTACCCTGACTGTGACTGCAGCTATGTTGGCCACCATGGGCCCTGCCAACTTCCACAGGCCTCCTGGTGCTGTGCTGAAGGCCAGCCTGGCAGTACTGGGCACCACAGCCTTTGGCGCTGCCCTGTGCTGGGCAGGAGGGCAACTAGGACCAGTCACCTGGCACACAGCAGTCACCATGTGA